One Elgaria multicarinata webbii isolate HBS135686 ecotype San Diego chromosome 6, rElgMul1.1.pri, whole genome shotgun sequence DNA segment encodes these proteins:
- the NFIL3 gene encoding nuclear factor interleukin-3-regulated protein — translation MQLRKMQSIKTEQAPADTSSNVDKIMVLNSTLTDVSDDLGTGDEMILTEGGIAKNKSSACRRKREFIPDEKKDAMYWEKRRKNNEAAKRSREKRRLNDLVLENKLIALGEENATLKAELLSLKLKFGLISSSVYAQEVQKLNNSTAVYFQEYQNSKSSINTFIDEHEPTLVGSSCISVIKHSPQSSLSDVSEVSSVDHTQASPIQNNCGNPENNFQLIKQEPMELENYARVSRDERGSYTTSMYPNFIGSNFSGYSHSPPLLQVNRSSSNSPRTSEADDGVVGKSSDGEDEQQVPKGPIHSPVELKNTHAIVKVPEVSSSALPHKLRIKAKAMQIKVETLENEYDATQKLSSPIDMSSKRHFELEKHNVQKLVHSSHTPFSVQVTNIQDWSLKPEHWQNQKELTEKNQIACKIAVADVKDNSYKVSETENLYLKQGIANLSAEVASLKRLISTQHISASDSG, via the coding sequence ATGCAGCTGAGAAAAATGCAGTCCATTAAGACAGAACAGGCACCTGCTGATACAAGTAGCAATGTGGACAAAATTATGGTACTTAATTCTACATTAACAGATGTGTCTGATGACTTAGGTACTGGGGATGAAATGATACTCACTGAAGGAGGTATTGCAAAAAACAAATCTTCAGCATGCCGGAGAAAGCGGGAATTTATTCCTGATGAAAAGAAAGATGCAATGTATTGGGAAAAACGGCGGAAAAATAATGAAGCTGCCAAAAGGTCTCGTGAAAAGCGGCGTCTGAATGACCTTGTATTGGAGAACAAACTAATTGCACTGGGAGAAGAAAATGCCACTTTAAAAGCTGAGTTACTTTCACTGAAGCTAAAGTTTGGTTTAATTAGCTCTTCAGTATATGCCCAAGAGGTTCAGAAGCTCAACAATTCAACGGCTGTTTATTTTCAGGAGTATCAGAATTCCAAATCAAGTATTAACACTTTCATTGATGAGCATGAACCAACTCTGGTGGGCAGTAGCTGTATATCTGTCATTAAGCACTCACCACAGAGCTCTTTATCTGATGTatctgaagtgtcatcagtagaCCATACTCAAGCAAGCCCTATACAAAATAATTGCGGAAATCCTGAAAATAATTTCCAGCTCATAAAACAGGAGCCTATGGAATTGGAAAATTATGCAAGAGTTTCACGAGATGAAAGAGGCTCCTACACAACATCCATGTATCCAAACTTCATTGGAAGCAACTTTAGTGGCTACTCACATTCCCCTCCACTGTTGCAAGTTAATAGATCCTCCAGCAACTCTCCAAGAACTTCAGAGGCTGATGATGGTGTTGTAGGAAAGTCGTCAGATGGAGAAGATGAACAGCAAGTCCCTAAAGGTCCAATCCACTCTCCTGTTGAACTTAAAAATACTCATGCTATAGTTAAAGTTCCAGAAGTGAGTTCTTCTGCACTGCCTCATAAGCTTAGAATTAAAGCCAAGGCCATGCAAATCAAAGTAGAAACATTGGAAAATGAGTATGATGCTACCCAGAAACTATCATCACCAATTGATATGTCATCTAAAAGACATTTTGAACTTGAAAAGCACAATGTACAAAAATTGGTACATTCTTCTCACACTCCTTTCTCTGTTCAAGTAACTAATATACAGGACTGGTCTCTGAAGCCAGAACACTGGCAAAATCAAAAAGAACTCACTGAAAAAAATCAGATTGCTTGCAAAATTGCAGTGGCTGATGTTAAAGACAATTCCTACAAAGTGTCTGAGACAGAGAACTTGTATTTGAAGCAGGGCATAGCAAATTTGTCAGCAGAGGTTGCTTCACTTAAAAGACTTATAAGTACACAACACATCTCTGCTTCGGACTCTGGCTAA